The following are encoded together in the Robertmurraya sp. FSL R5-0851 genome:
- a CDS encoding amidohydrolase — protein sequence MKDQLKQHLETIQNKLWNLSDSIYHEPELGDQEYKSMEKLVAFLKEHHFAVETGIVGRSTSFKAVYDSKKEGPTIAYLSEYDALPGVGHGCGHNMIGTMSAGAGVLLSKLVDELGGRVVVLGTPAEETNGAKVPMAEQGIFDDIDVAMILHPADESYESGDSLAMDAIQFAFSGQTSHAAASPEKGINALDAVIQLFNGINALRQHVTSDVRIHGIIKEGGIAANIVPDYAVAQFYVRANNRSYLDEVVQKVKNIAHGAALVTGATVEITNYELSYDNMLTNQTLSELFTENLLATGVEKVLKAKDSYGSIDMGNVSHVVPAIHPYIGLDSPGLVAHTKEFADITITENSHQILSKGALALASTGYELLTNKEIFEKVVNEFLEMKRSHG from the coding sequence ATGAAGGATCAATTAAAACAACATTTAGAGACGATACAAAATAAGCTATGGAATTTGAGCGATTCCATTTACCACGAGCCTGAGTTAGGTGATCAAGAATATAAATCTATGGAAAAACTCGTCGCGTTTTTAAAGGAGCATCATTTCGCAGTGGAAACAGGAATTGTCGGTCGGTCGACTTCCTTTAAAGCGGTATACGACAGTAAAAAAGAAGGACCTACGATCGCCTATCTATCCGAGTATGATGCACTTCCTGGAGTAGGACATGGATGCGGCCATAATATGATAGGTACAATGAGTGCAGGTGCTGGTGTTTTGTTGAGCAAATTGGTTGATGAGCTAGGTGGACGAGTGGTGGTTCTTGGAACTCCTGCTGAAGAAACGAATGGAGCGAAGGTTCCGATGGCGGAGCAAGGGATTTTTGATGATATTGACGTGGCTATGATTTTGCACCCAGCTGATGAATCCTATGAGAGTGGGGATTCCTTAGCAATGGATGCGATTCAATTTGCATTTTCAGGTCAGACAAGCCATGCAGCAGCATCTCCGGAAAAAGGAATCAATGCTCTTGATGCAGTGATTCAGCTCTTTAATGGTATTAATGCCCTTCGTCAGCATGTGACATCAGATGTTCGGATTCATGGAATTATTAAAGAAGGTGGCATTGCTGCTAACATCGTTCCTGATTATGCAGTTGCCCAATTTTATGTACGTGCGAATAATCGTAGCTATCTTGATGAAGTCGTTCAGAAAGTGAAAAATATTGCCCATGGTGCGGCTTTAGTAACAGGGGCAACAGTTGAAATAACCAACTATGAACTTAGTTACGATAACATGCTAACCAATCAAACGCTATCTGAACTTTTTACAGAAAACTTACTTGCTACAGGAGTGGAAAAGGTATTAAAAGCAAAGGACTCATATGGATCCATTGATATGGGTAATGTAAGTCATGTTGTCCCCGCGATTCATCCGTATATTGGACTTGATTCACCAGGGCTTGTTGCTCATACAAAAGAATTTGCAGATATCACCATTACAGAGAATTCCCATCAAATCTTAAGTAAAGGTGCACTTGCGCTAGCCTCAACGGGTTATGAATTACTTACGAATAAAGAAATCTTTGAAAAAGTGGTAAATGAATTCTTAGAAATGAAAAGAAGTCATGGATAA
- a CDS encoding manganese catalase family protein, producing MFKRENKLLIDLPVPEHGDPNAAAAVQELLGGKFGEMSTLNNYMYQSFNFRQKDKLKPFYDLVASITAEEFGHVELVSNTINLLSRGNTFPGDPDVTPLREGMDARSTYHFIATAQTALAGDSMGRPWTGDNVFSSGNLVLDLLHNFFLEVGARTHKMRVYEMTEHETAREMIGYLLVRGGTHVLAYAKALEIATGVDVKKMVPIPNLSNRKFDHAKKFEDQGLSNVLYTWNDVGHYTDLSKIWKGINPENGNQLQVITGAPKGAPIPNLEELPEEFAPGIDRDDYAKIAKRLMENM from the coding sequence ATGTTTAAACGTGAAAATAAATTATTGATTGACCTTCCCGTTCCAGAGCATGGTGATCCGAATGCAGCCGCGGCTGTTCAGGAGTTGTTAGGTGGAAAATTTGGGGAAATGTCAACTTTAAACAATTATATGTATCAGTCTTTTAACTTCCGGCAAAAAGATAAATTAAAACCTTTTTATGACCTCGTTGCAAGTATTACAGCAGAAGAATTTGGTCATGTGGAACTCGTTAGTAATACCATAAATTTGTTATCCCGCGGGAATACCTTTCCTGGCGACCCTGATGTTACCCCTTTACGTGAAGGGATGGATGCACGCAGTACGTATCACTTTATAGCTACTGCTCAAACGGCATTAGCAGGTGATTCTATGGGGCGCCCTTGGACTGGAGACAATGTCTTTAGCAGCGGAAACTTAGTACTAGATTTACTTCATAATTTCTTTTTAGAAGTAGGAGCCCGAACACATAAGATGCGTGTATATGAAATGACAGAACATGAAACTGCTCGGGAAATGATAGGGTACTTACTTGTCAGAGGTGGGACGCATGTGCTCGCTTATGCTAAAGCTTTAGAAATTGCTACGGGCGTAGATGTTAAAAAAATGGTTCCGATTCCTAATCTATCTAACAGAAAGTTCGATCATGCAAAAAAGTTTGAGGATCAAGGGTTATCAAATGTTTTATATACATGGAATGATGTAGGACATTATACCGATCTATCAAAAATTTGGAAAGGGATAAACCCTGAGAATGGAAACCAACTCCAAGTAATTACTGGAGCTCCTAAGGGTGCACCTATTCCTAATTTAGAGGAACTACCGGAGGAATTTGCTCCTGGAATCGATCGTGACGATTATGCAAAAATCGCCAAACGCTTAATGGAAAATATGTAG
- a CDS encoding nucleoside phosphorylase: MTNFLPNLKLTSDCLPERVIVCGDQARAKIIAELMDNPTKLGENREYHSYSGSWKGTKVAVVSHGVGGPGAAVCFEELIMGGAQTIIRVGTAGSYQKDVQPGSLVISTAAVSCDGLTKQIVPPGFPAIADRSIVEALTQAGSSNVEELLVKEGMTLTLDAFYSGVLEFPHQLYKKAGVVAVEMENSALFVISSLKGIKAGAILAIDGFADAELREEYNPHNEVVGRAVNAGMKVALDAIIQV, from the coding sequence TTGACTAACTTTCTGCCAAACCTTAAATTAACATCAGATTGTTTACCAGAACGTGTCATTGTTTGTGGAGATCAAGCACGTGCGAAAATCATTGCAGAATTAATGGACAATCCAACCAAATTGGGTGAGAACCGTGAATACCATAGTTATTCAGGAAGCTGGAAAGGTACAAAAGTAGCGGTGGTTAGTCACGGAGTAGGAGGACCAGGGGCAGCCGTCTGCTTTGAGGAGTTAATCATGGGTGGCGCACAAACAATCATTCGTGTAGGGACGGCTGGCTCTTATCAAAAAGATGTGCAGCCTGGTAGTCTGGTCATTAGTACAGCTGCTGTAAGCTGTGATGGATTAACAAAACAAATTGTTCCTCCAGGATTTCCTGCGATTGCTGATCGGAGCATTGTGGAGGCATTAACACAAGCAGGCTCATCAAATGTGGAAGAGCTATTGGTGAAAGAAGGAATGACGCTTACTCTTGATGCGTTTTATTCTGGTGTTCTCGAATTCCCTCACCAATTGTATAAAAAAGCTGGAGTTGTCGCAGTGGAAATGGAAAACTCAGCTCTTTTTGTTATCTCGTCTTTGAAAGGAATTAAAGCGGGAGCTATTTTAGCGATTGATGGCTTTGCAGATGCAGAACTTCGAGAAGAGTATAATCCTCATAATGAGGTAGTAGGTAGAGCAGTGAATGCAGGAATGAAAGTGGCTTTAGACGCTATAATACAAGTGTAA
- a CDS encoding transporter substrate-binding domain-containing protein — MKQFGLLITLILTLVLAACGQNNESGNGEAGEDKKVLTMGTSADFAPFESRNTSGEVEGFDIDLAKYIADELGYELKIEDMKFDGLIGALQANRVDLVLSGMSATEKRAQNVDFSTQYHHSGEMFITLKDSEVTSLEQLEGKTVGVQLGTIQEEGARKLQETVDFEIKAIDNATILIQELLSNRIDVAYLDKSVATGYINEQGLTGFDDPTTSSPGMAVAFPKGSELVDEVNQVLKEMEENGKLEELKAKWLSEE; from the coding sequence ATGAAACAGTTCGGCTTACTTATTACTTTAATTTTAACGTTAGTATTGGCAGCATGTGGCCAAAATAATGAATCTGGAAACGGCGAAGCAGGAGAGGACAAAAAGGTATTAACAATGGGAACCTCTGCAGATTTTGCTCCATTTGAATCTCGTAACACATCTGGAGAAGTAGAAGGATTTGATATTGATTTAGCTAAATACATTGCAGATGAATTAGGCTATGAACTGAAAATTGAGGATATGAAATTTGATGGACTAATTGGAGCGCTACAAGCAAATCGTGTAGACCTAGTATTATCTGGAATGTCTGCTACAGAGAAGCGTGCTCAGAATGTTGATTTTTCTACTCAGTATCATCATTCAGGTGAAATGTTTATCACATTAAAGGACTCTGAAGTCACATCTCTTGAGCAATTAGAAGGAAAAACGGTTGGAGTTCAGTTAGGAACGATCCAAGAAGAGGGTGCTCGTAAGCTTCAGGAAACAGTTGATTTTGAAATCAAGGCTATTGACAACGCAACGATCTTGATTCAAGAATTGTTATCGAATCGTATTGATGTAGCATACTTGGATAAGTCAGTAGCTACTGGATATATTAATGAGCAAGGATTAACAGGATTTGATGATCCTACGACGAGCTCACCAGGAATGGCGGTTGCTTTTCCAAAGGGCAGTGAACTAGTGGACGAAGTAAACCAAGTCCTAAAGGAAATGGAAGAAAATGGTAAACTAGAAGAATTAAAAGCAAAATGGTTATCGGAAGAATAG
- a CDS encoding YuzF family protein codes for MNQQTPSFVSHIDSYVYHAFQGITGRMVAVQTVRGTVTGLLKSVMPDHIVVESGGSPFFIRTQQIIWVIPRG; via the coding sequence ATGAATCAACAAACACCATCTTTTGTCAGTCATATTGACTCGTATGTGTATCATGCATTTCAAGGCATTACCGGACGAATGGTTGCTGTCCAAACGGTCAGAGGGACTGTAACTGGCTTACTTAAGTCTGTTATGCCTGACCATATTGTAGTGGAGTCTGGGGGTTCACCTTTCTTTATTCGTACTCAACAAATTATCTGGGTTATTCCTAGAGGATAA
- a CDS encoding ABC transporter permease subunit — translation MNLDFSQIVPYIPFILEGIWVTLQFVIISIIFGFILGTALALCKISKMKALNWFGDAYTSIFRGTPLILQLMIIYFAIPQLTGYDISPFLSAILAFGLNSSAYVSEIIRAGIQAVDKGQTEAAQALGVPYRLMMKDIILPQALKNILPALMNEFITLTKESAIVSTIGYLDLMRRAQVVGADIYRNFEPLIFVGVIYWLLVMVLTIIGKVVERRLKFSD, via the coding sequence ATGAATTTGGACTTTAGCCAAATTGTGCCTTATATTCCTTTTATCTTAGAAGGAATATGGGTTACATTACAGTTTGTCATTATATCGATTATTTTCGGTTTTATTTTAGGAACGGCTCTCGCGTTATGTAAAATTTCAAAAATGAAAGCATTGAACTGGTTTGGGGATGCGTATACCTCTATTTTCCGTGGGACACCATTAATTTTACAATTAATGATTATTTATTTTGCGATTCCACAGTTAACAGGCTATGACATTTCTCCCTTTTTATCAGCGATTCTTGCTTTTGGTCTAAATTCCTCTGCCTATGTATCGGAAATTATCCGTGCAGGAATTCAAGCAGTTGATAAGGGTCAAACTGAGGCCGCTCAAGCTCTTGGTGTACCTTATCGGTTGATGATGAAGGACATCATTTTGCCACAGGCTTTAAAAAATATTTTACCTGCACTCATGAACGAATTTATTACATTAACAAAGGAATCAGCTATTGTCTCAACTATTGGGTATTTAGACCTTATGCGTCGAGCTCAAGTAGTTGGTGCTGATATTTATCGAAACTTTGAACCATTAATTTTTGTAGGGGTCATTTATTGGCTACTTGTTATGGTATTAACGATCATTGGTAAAGTTGTTGAAAGGAGGTTGAAGTTCAGTGATTAA
- a CDS encoding glycoside hydrolase domain-containing protein: MNHLKWGNFLLIFISALVLLLIPIFYFQPDSNETSQNQNDAITASTNEKQNNTKEENGNNEDGNETANTTNDPNTDYWGVDSASYATEGLYACVNEYFGKPTVWGRYLGTIEGVSSGLTKEEVEYLHSNGVKILLINNQFNNATGYDNGVEQANIGISLAGELNVPEGVAIFADIEPNYPVDSAFIQGWFDTMMNSPYEPGIYGVFSPDSALVESYQASINENQEIQNKVILWTAYPHVDVTTQANAPENAAEAPEGSHVYGWQYGIDAAACNIDTNLFKGSLFDFLW, from the coding sequence GTGAATCATTTGAAATGGGGGAATTTCTTGCTCATCTTCATTAGTGCGTTAGTTTTATTATTGATTCCAATCTTCTATTTTCAGCCTGATTCAAATGAAACCAGTCAAAATCAAAATGATGCTATTACCGCTAGTACAAACGAGAAACAAAATAATACTAAGGAAGAAAACGGAAATAATGAAGATGGAAATGAAACAGCCAACACAACTAACGACCCAAACACTGATTATTGGGGAGTTGATTCTGCATCATATGCGACAGAGGGGCTATACGCCTGTGTAAATGAATATTTCGGAAAGCCTACTGTTTGGGGGAGATATCTAGGGACGATTGAGGGTGTTTCTAGTGGGTTAACAAAAGAGGAAGTAGAATACTTGCATTCAAATGGAGTAAAAATCCTTCTTATTAATAATCAATTTAACAATGCAACTGGTTATGATAACGGGGTAGAGCAAGCGAATATTGGAATCTCTTTGGCTGGAGAGTTAAATGTGCCAGAAGGAGTAGCTATATTTGCAGATATTGAACCAAATTATCCCGTAGATTCTGCCTTTATTCAAGGCTGGTTTGATACGATGATGAACTCTCCTTATGAGCCGGGAATCTATGGTGTATTCTCTCCGGATAGTGCTTTAGTTGAGTCGTACCAAGCTTCAATAAACGAAAATCAAGAGATACAAAATAAGGTCATTCTGTGGACGGCCTATCCTCATGTAGACGTAACCACTCAAGCAAATGCGCCAGAAAATGCGGCTGAGGCTCCTGAAGGTTCACATGTATATGGTTGGCAGTATGGAATTGATGCAGCAGCATGTAATATAGATACAAACCTTTTTAAAGGCAGTTTATTTGATTTTCTTTGGTAA
- a CDS encoding ABC transporter permease subunit, with translation MELFDYSLFASAIRMVSPILLAALGGALCARVGIFNVGLEGLILAGAFSAIVGNYYSGSVIIAVLTGAFGGVLVSLLFGLATIKFKANPIVAGIAINFLVLGLTTFGLRAIFQVKGAFYDKDMTGLPKWDLPLIENIPVVGNLLSGHSPLVYTAFIAAILLYVFLFKTVVGFRILAVGKNEAAARSLGLNVTVLQYGAIVASGVLCGLAGAQLSLGQVTMFTEGMTAGRGFIALVAMMLGGSHPIGMIGSSLLFGLMDALSIRLQGFSMPTQFTAMLPYVITIIAMFFLKDRGLESQASGQQSSR, from the coding sequence ATGGAGCTGTTTGATTATTCTCTTTTTGCTTCTGCTATCCGTATGGTTAGTCCCATTCTTTTGGCTGCCTTAGGAGGAGCGTTATGTGCTCGAGTCGGAATCTTTAATGTGGGTCTTGAGGGCTTAATTCTAGCAGGTGCCTTCTCCGCGATCGTTGGTAACTATTATAGTGGAAGTGTTATTATAGCCGTATTAACCGGAGCCTTCGGTGGTGTTCTCGTCTCTTTATTATTTGGACTAGCCACGATCAAGTTTAAAGCTAATCCGATTGTAGCGGGGATTGCTATCAACTTTCTTGTTTTAGGATTAACTACTTTTGGCCTCCGAGCCATTTTTCAAGTAAAAGGGGCTTTTTATGATAAGGACATGACGGGGCTTCCTAAGTGGGACCTTCCACTTATTGAAAATATTCCGGTGGTTGGAAATCTTCTATCAGGTCACTCACCCCTAGTGTATACGGCTTTTATTGCAGCGATTCTATTATATGTTTTCTTGTTTAAAACCGTCGTTGGGTTCCGTATTTTAGCTGTTGGGAAAAATGAAGCAGCGGCAAGAAGCCTAGGTTTAAATGTTACCGTTCTTCAGTATGGAGCCATTGTGGCAAGTGGAGTTTTATGTGGTCTTGCAGGTGCCCAGCTTTCGCTTGGTCAAGTTACGATGTTTACTGAGGGAATGACGGCTGGAAGAGGATTTATCGCGTTAGTAGCGATGATGCTTGGTGGGTCGCATCCGATTGGCATGATTGGATCGAGTTTATTATTTGGTCTGATGGATGCGTTGAGTATCAGGCTACAAGGGTTTTCTATGCCTACGCAATTCACAGCCATGTTACCATACGTGATAACGATTATCGCGATGTTCTTTTTAAAGGATCGTGGATTAGAGTCACAAGCATCTGGACAGCAAAGCTCTAGATAA
- a CDS encoding molybdopterin-dependent oxidoreductase, which translates to MSLNKADRIKRTRVPVANPKHAKRLPPGQALTERFPILHEGDVPVYDMEKWDLKVFGEGDKEVVLTYKQIKEMPETTVTVDIHCVTRWSRFDNQFTGVKFSDFLKALNITPKSKYVMLHADHDYTANIALADLLHDDVLLAHSFEGEPLTDKHGWPLRLVVPHLYFWKSVKWIRGIEFIDENKPGFWEQNGFHLNGDPFKEERFSGEDLPIPEDEWERKDFD; encoded by the coding sequence ATGAGCTTAAACAAAGCAGACAGAATTAAACGAACAAGAGTACCAGTAGCTAATCCGAAACATGCAAAGCGGCTTCCGCCCGGCCAAGCGTTAACGGAACGTTTTCCGATTTTGCATGAAGGAGACGTTCCTGTTTACGATATGGAAAAATGGGATTTAAAAGTCTTTGGTGAGGGTGATAAAGAGGTCGTACTCACTTATAAACAGATTAAAGAAATGCCTGAAACAACTGTGACCGTTGATATTCATTGTGTAACTCGCTGGTCTAGATTTGATAATCAATTCACGGGAGTAAAGTTCAGTGATTTCTTAAAGGCATTAAATATCACTCCTAAAAGTAAATACGTGATGCTTCATGCGGACCATGACTATACAGCCAATATAGCATTGGCTGATTTGTTACATGACGACGTCCTTCTTGCTCATTCGTTTGAAGGAGAGCCATTAACGGATAAGCACGGCTGGCCACTAAGGCTTGTGGTCCCTCATCTCTATTTTTGGAAGAGTGTGAAATGGATTAGAGGCATTGAGTTCATTGACGAAAATAAACCGGGATTTTGGGAACAAAATGGATTCCATCTGAATGGAGATCCTTTTAAAGAGGAACGCTTTTCGGGAGAAGACCTTCCTATTCCCGAGGATGAATGGGAGCGAAAAGACTTTGACTAA
- the mmuM gene encoding homocysteine S-methyltransferase, protein MKKNNPIDAILQEHSLIIVDGAMATELETQGCNLDDPLWSASVLLENPQMIYQVHLNYFRSGADCAITASYQATVEGFAKRGLQEEEALELIKKTVVLAKSARDDFWQEDPQSDKPKPLVAASVGPYGAFLADGSEYVGNYGVSDKILRDFHRQRMAVLIEAGADILAFETIPSLQEAKVLISLLQEFPGTYAWLSFSLKDECSISEGTLLQECAKLVNECEQIAAVGFNCAPLDYVTGAISNLKSYTDKPIIVYPNSGETYDPETKTWHGQESCHTLESKSKEWYEAGARLIGGCCRTSPKDIEAVAGKWR, encoded by the coding sequence TTGAAGAAAAACAACCCAATTGATGCTATTTTACAAGAGCATTCACTTATTATAGTAGATGGAGCAATGGCTACCGAGCTTGAAACCCAAGGATGCAATTTGGATGATCCTCTATGGTCAGCAAGTGTGTTACTTGAGAATCCGCAGATGATTTATCAAGTGCATTTAAACTATTTTCGGTCAGGGGCAGATTGTGCGATCACTGCAAGCTATCAAGCAACTGTAGAAGGATTTGCTAAACGTGGATTACAAGAGGAAGAAGCCTTGGAATTGATAAAAAAGACAGTCGTGCTTGCAAAGAGTGCAAGAGATGACTTTTGGCAAGAAGATCCACAATCTGATAAACCCAAACCATTGGTAGCTGCATCTGTTGGTCCATACGGTGCGTTCTTAGCAGATGGCTCAGAATATGTTGGGAACTATGGAGTGAGCGATAAAATCCTTAGGGATTTCCACCGTCAAAGAATGGCGGTACTGATTGAAGCAGGAGCTGATATTTTGGCATTTGAAACCATTCCTTCCCTTCAAGAAGCGAAAGTATTAATCTCTCTATTGCAGGAGTTTCCTGGAACTTATGCCTGGCTATCCTTCTCCTTGAAGGACGAATGCTCAATAAGTGAAGGTACATTGTTACAAGAATGTGCTAAACTAGTAAATGAATGTGAACAGATTGCTGCGGTTGGCTTCAACTGTGCTCCATTAGATTATGTTACAGGGGCCATTAGCAATCTTAAAAGCTATACAGACAAACCTATCATTGTTTATCCAAACTCTGGAGAAACGTATGATCCCGAGACAAAAACTTGGCACGGTCAAGAATCATGCCATACACTCGAGTCGAAATCAAAAGAGTGGTACGAAGCTGGGGCTCGATTAATTGGTGGATGTTGCCGAACATCACCAAAGGATATTGAAGCTGTAGCGGGAAAGTGGCGCTAA
- a CDS encoding amino acid ABC transporter ATP-binding protein: MIKVENLYKQFGDNEVLKGITTNINSGEVVSIIGPSGSGKSTFLRCINLLEVPTKGTISIDGQSITDKNTNILKVRQQIGMVFQHFNLFPHLNVLDNLTYAPIKVKGETRQVAEEKARNLLAKVGLTEKEKAFPSNLSGGQKQRVAIARALAMEPNLMLFDEPTSALDPEMVKEVLNVMKDLAKSGMTMAIVTHEMGFAREVADRVLFLDGGVLLEDASPAEFFSNPKTARAKDFLEKVL; the protein is encoded by the coding sequence GTGATTAAAGTGGAAAACCTCTATAAACAATTCGGTGATAATGAAGTACTAAAGGGTATCACGACCAATATTAATAGCGGTGAAGTGGTTTCGATTATTGGACCATCTGGGTCTGGTAAATCAACGTTTCTTCGCTGTATAAACTTATTAGAAGTGCCAACGAAGGGGACCATTTCGATAGATGGTCAAAGTATTACTGATAAAAATACAAATATACTTAAAGTTCGTCAACAAATTGGAATGGTTTTTCAGCATTTCAACTTGTTCCCTCATTTAAATGTTCTTGATAACTTAACGTACGCTCCGATCAAAGTAAAAGGAGAAACGCGACAAGTAGCGGAAGAAAAGGCTCGTAATTTGCTTGCGAAAGTGGGACTTACAGAAAAGGAAAAAGCATTTCCTAGTAACCTTTCAGGTGGACAAAAACAGCGTGTTGCGATTGCTCGTGCTCTTGCGATGGAGCCCAATTTAATGCTGTTTGACGAGCCAACATCCGCACTTGACCCTGAAATGGTTAAGGAAGTATTGAATGTAATGAAGGACCTAGCAAAGTCAGGGATGACAATGGCGATCGTTACCCATGAAATGGGCTTTGCGCGTGAAGTGGCTGACAGAGTATTATTCCTGGATGGTGGAGTTTTACTTGAAGATGCTAGTCCGGCTGAGTTTTTTAGTAATCCAAAAACGGCGAGAGCAAAAGATTTCTTAGAGAAGGTATTATAA